Genomic window (Candidatus Nitrosocosmicus franklandus):
GATATTTTTTAATGATTTGGAAGGTACAAACACAATTTCCAAGATATAAATAGAAAAAAGGAGAGAGAATCAGGTGGTGTATTGTGTTAATGTTATCATTCCATTTAATAATTCACCCCTAAAAAAAATTGGATGTAGTCAAATTGGATAAAGGGCTTGATAACCTTTAATGTTACTCCCCATACTAATGAAACTCAATATTAGTAAATGAAATAATAGGAATGAAATTTTCATTTCATATAAAGCCACAGCTTACTGTTGTTAATCAGTCCAAAGTATCGATTCATTTACTTTGGGCCGTACTAGTAACCTTATTTGTTTCAAATATTTGTCTAAAAATAATAGATCTTTTACTTACCCAGAAATCACTTTCCAATGTAGCTAACAATATCCATAAATGTGGGCAAAATCCTCTTCGGATCTTGTATATTTTCTGACTCTTGAAGATGGATTAGCACCCACAATAACATCAATTTGACTTTCGTGTTTTAGATTACGATTGGAAATTGATTTACTACCCTGGGTAGTTGAATAGAATCCGGTAACTTTGTTGAATTTCATAAAGAGATCTTGTATTTAGCAATATTTCTTTCATATGTAATGTGTAATTATCGCCATTTGTGAGCAGGTTTTGCACTTAAATATATCCAAGAGAAGAAATCATGTTTTTTCTCAGGGAAAAATGGGCTGAGCAGGTTGTTTTTTTAGTTACCTATTAAGTTTCTTACCGCAGATGACTTGTAAAATAATATGATGAATATAAGTAACCAGGTGTGATGTGTTTGCAATCTATATCAAGAAGATTAGTAACGAAATGGATGCTCCAAAGAAAAGTGTGATGTCCAAATTAGTGCACTGGATTATAGAAAGGAATAATTGATGACTACCTTATAAAATAATCAAATTTTGTTCACATTACTTTGATTTGACATGTCTTCTATTCTTTTGCACAGAATTAAAATATAAATTTGAGTACAATAATGCGCTTACTTAAATCAAATATTGTATGTTGAAGTAACATTCTTATAGTGGGTGCCAATATTGACACTATTTAAGAAACAATTCCCACCTACTTGTTGTACTGGTTTGAAAAGTTTTAATGTAAAGTAGGTTTGAACGTATCCATATTCCTACCTACTTTTACCAAAGAGGATAATTAAATGCGAATAATTCTCATATGATATGTAGTCTTTGCACATAGAACTTTGCTTTTATTGTATTCTTTGTCATGATAAGAATATATGATCTTTCTAATGAATGAACTGACGGATTTTAGAAACGAAAAAGAAAAAGAATATGATTTTACAAACCACTTAACTTTCAAATATACATTGGAATGTAACATATGCCTTTGGAAGAGTTCATTCTACGAAGTATCAGGAAGCATTTATTTGGACAGTCAAAAAGTGTCCTGTCCTCTTTGTCACAACAGACAAATTATATGGCAAAAAACCCAGGTTAAGAATACCCCTTAAAGAAAGATCCAACGGTTGAATAATTTTGTGGACAGTTGAATCACTATTGCTTACCCTTGTTGATTCAAAATATTCAGTTGGAGGTCCTAAATCCCTGATATACTCAAAGTCAGTAAAGGGCGTCTCCTCCTTGTATAATGGAACATCAAATGCCATCACATTCTGTCAAGCAGAAGCCAAAGTATTTTCGGATTTTAAAAAGCGTTTATTTAGAAGGATATTTTTTACCGAGTTACCTGACTTTTAATATGGGTTCATGCCATGAGAAATTTATGTGTATTGGAATACTATAGAAATTAGATGAATCATTATTATAAATTTGTTTTATGAGCATATGCTCAACAATTTCATAGAGAGAGCTTGGTTACCCAAATTGTAAATATATAGTAAGATGTGGCAATTAATTCTATTTAATATATGCAAATTTTCAAAAGCCAATCTAACAAAAAAGTTAATAGTTATGGATGCATAAAATTCTAGATATCTGCAATTTATGCATATTTTTACTAATCCTGCATAAAGAAATTAAAATATATATTTTTGTAGACAAAAACTATGCATTGTCTAAATTATCAACCACGTTTCAGACTAATGATAAACCGATTCTAAAGTTAGAGAACATATACAAAGAATACCATGAGAAGAAGAATCAAATCCATTCTTATAAACACGTTGTAATTAACAAACTTAATCTCCATATTCGAGAAGGAGAGTTTGTTACTATCGTTGGTCCTTCAGGTTGTGGAAAAAGTACATTACTCAATTTGGTTGCAGGATTGGATCCGATATTTGACGGCAAGATACATGTTGATGAAATACCTATAAACAGATCACCTGATACTGACCGTGTTGTAGTATTTCAAGAAGGGGCCTTGTTCCCATGGTTGACCGTTTATGAAAACATCGAATTTGGATTAAAGATTGCAAGAGTACCAAGGAATAAAAGAAAAGAAAAGGTGCTCAAACTTATAGAAATGGTTCAGTTATTAAACTTCACCAATGCTTACATTCATCAATTATCTGGAGGTATGAAACAGAGGGTGGCAATAGCCAGAGCATTAGCACTAGACCCAAAAATATTGTTGATGGATGAACCATTCGCAGCCTTAGATGTCCAAACTAGAAAAATACTCTATAACCACCTTTTAAGGATTCACGAAGAGACCAAAAAAACGATCCTCTTTGTTACACACAATATCCATGAAGCTGTCACTCTTGGAGATAGAGTAATAATAATGTCTCCAAAATTAGCCAATATAAAAAAGCAAATTATTGTGAATATCCCCAGACCCAGAAGCATTGATCATCCTCTTGTAGAATCAATAACTAGAGAAGTAATTTCCGAATCAAATGATTTATTTGCAATTGATAATAAGATTGCCGGAGGCGACCCCGATAATGAAATTATAGCCAACGGGGATATGACTTCGCTAGTTAGATAGTATCAAAAATGCAAAGACTACAAAGTCGGTTAAATAAACCAGAGAAAAGAATCGATCTCAAAGGTTTTTCTAACACAATCTTATTTATTGCAGTGTTTATTGGTATATGGCAAATTGCCTATCTAAGTGGAATCTGGCCTAAGGTATCGTTACCTTCACCTATAATGGTGGTAGAAGCATTCTATGATCTTATTTTAGACAACACGTTGCTAGTAAGTATAGGAATAACGCTTTACAGACTCTTGATTGGATTTGCGGTTTCAATTGTAATAGGTATTGGTGTAGGACTTGCGATGGTAAAGTTCACTGGATTTGGTAAAACAATGAGCTCATTTGCTATAGGATTGCAGTCATTTCCCAGTGTAGCTTGGGTACCCTTTGCTATATTGCTTATCGGTTTGAATGATATTGGCATCCTGTTTGTAGTTATTATGAGTTCTGTATTTTCGGTTATGATATCAGCGTATAGCGGTATAAGAAATATACCTCCTATTTATTTAAAGGCTGCAAGAAATATGGGAGCAAAGGGTTTCGCCCTGTTTAGACATTTAATGATTCCAGCGGCAACACCTGCTCTGATAGTAGGAATCAAACAAGCATGGTCGTTTGCGTGGCACGCACTTGTAGGAGCAGAAATCCTAATGGCCGCATCCATAGGGATAGGACATATACTACTAGTAGGAAGAGAGTTTCAACTAATGGATCAGATAATAGCATCCATGATCACAATTTTCGCATTAGGAATGATATTTGATAAGGTAATCTTTGCAAAGTTAGATGACAAAGTTAGAGAAAAGTGGGGTCTAAGGCATGAACAAATAAGTTGATAATAGTCCATTAAACAATATATTGTAGAAAAGATAAAGGAGTTCTTTATGTAAGCAATTTGTTACCTAATTAACTAACCATAACAATTTTTAGATAATACAACAGACTTTATTAATATTAACAATCAGATTCATTGACTCAACAATTCGTTCCACCATGGCATTTCTAATGCTAATATATAATAACGTATTCACGAGCAAATAAAGAAAACAAAATCTTCTAAGCTTCCCTTTTTGTATCGATAAAAAATTATCAGAACCCTGGTAAATTTGCCATATCACAATCGATCTTAATGCGAGAAATTTGCATATTATATGAAAATTATAACCTAAAATTTATGGCTGGGAGACAAAAATGCATATATCAATTTCATTATATGTAAAACCTGCGTATATCATTTTATGTTAGAAAGTCTAAGTGGGGATCGCATAGATCAAAATAAACCACGTCATGATGGTATTACCTACATAATAGACAAATTCCAAGGTTTGGACAAGGAGAATTTTGAAACAATTTCATCATATATCGATATGGTAAAGATCTACAGTGCTTTTCCTCTTCTTTTAAAGGAAGAGAGCCTAATTAAGAGAATCGATTTTTATCATAGCTTAAATGTATTGGTATCAACAGGCAGTACCCTAACCGAATATGCCATTCGCGAAAATGTATTTGAAAAATTTGTCGAAAGTTCCAAGAGATTGGGATTTGATTTAATAGAGATAAGTGAAAACAGCATTCATTTAACGCTCGAAGAAAAGAAAAAAATAATAAAAATTCTCAATGCTCATGATATTAGAGCACAGTGGAAGATTGGAAAAAAAGATCCCAGAAGACAACTTTCTGTTGAAGAGACCGTAAGGAAAATGAGCGAAATTTTAGAAATTAGCCAAGAAAAAATAATTCTCGAAGCAAATTTAGGTTATAATGTAGGGATATACGATGAAAAAGGAGATATCAAATGGAATCTCCTTTCGGCCATAACATCAAAGGTATCGCCAAATAGTATCATTTTTGAAGCTCCGTTAGAAATACAACAAGCTGTACTAATAGCTGAATTTGGTCAAAGAGTAAACCTTGGAGAAATACGACTGGAGAATGTTTTGTCTGTTGAATCCCAGAGGAGAGGATTTCTTTCGAAAGCCAGCTTCAGCATTACACCTGTTAGAAAAGGCCCAGAGGGAAGCCCTGCCACTAAATTTATTCATTACATTATCCGCAACAAACATCCCATCGATCAAAGTGAGCTGATGTATGTGACAAATTTACCTAGAAGAACAGTGCAAGCCTCAATAGAGGAGTTGAAACAACAAGGGCTCATAATTGAAAAAAATAGCCTAGATGACACTAGAAAGAAAGTCTACAACTTGGTGAAAAATGAATGGATATAAAGATGAGAGGCTTTTTCGTTCAAAATACGCGGTTCGAAAGAAAATTACCAATAAAGATAGCCAGGATCGGATGAAGAAACTTTGATGTCTTATAAAATTATAGAATTCCGCACAATTTTTTACATCCAGTGATACTGGAGTTGCACCAAAAACATAAATGTATTATCATGTTTGGACTGGTAAGGATTTTGATCATGTAGAAATTATTTTAGTTCTGAAATATGGATGACAATTACCAAATCTTCTTAACGAGATCAATCGATCTCATGTCAAGTCTATTCCCCCACCCACCAGTAACAAAAGTAACAAAATGCTAAATCTGTTAGCCAGACCTCAGACAATTATCTTTCCTAGAAAATTATTCTGCTAAAAAATCCGTGACAACATTTTCCTGAAAATCTAAGATATCCAATAAATATTGAATGGTAGTAGTGAAATTTACAAGTATGAATACAACTAAAACATTACTAGTATCAACAGCAGTGGTTTTTGCACTTGCATTGATTTTGGCTCCTTTAGCCATTTCAGAGGATGCACTAGCAAAAAAGAGTAACAAGGCAAAACAAATAATCAGTCAATCACAAAAATCAAAACAAAACAGCCAAGTAATTTCTGGAGATAGTTCAGTATTTTCTGGAAACAACATCAACTTCCAGTTCCAAACTAACTCCGGTAATAACGCACTAGCTCAATCAAACAACTAATCTAACCAACCTATTTTTTTGACGCAAGTAAACAATTTCAAACAAAGAATCAATTTTTGCCACCAATCAATGATCTTTTATTAAAAGGATTATCTGGCGGTTGTTCCTTTTCGATATAAGAAAGGATATGGCCAAATTATCATTCGTTTCACCTTATTCAAGAGAAGGTTTTAAATAAATTTTGTTTAATTATATTACGAATTTATTATCTTGAAAGATTTCTATAATCACATGGCCGGTCTTTCAATACGAGATTAAATTGAGAAGCATTGTTAGATTCAACGTACTTATCTGTTAGATTACAATTCAGCAAATACCCAATATCCAACTAAACTTGATTCGATATCCAGATTACTATTTTTTTCGATATTTCATCGCACATCTATGAAAAAAGGGTCAAGTACAAACTGTTCAATAAAACAATATTTGTATAAATACGTCACTTCTGGATTGGGTCTTAAATAACCCGATAGACTCTACACATAATAAAATTATTGCTTAAGAGCGAACAAAATTGATATACGGGTGATCTAATAGTATTAAAGATTTCCTTGAAAACATACTCGGCGGACAACAATGACCGTGATTTTGATGGCAATGTTGATCGCGAGAAAGGAGTTGGCGCGATAGAAGAATCAGAACTAATTTCATCCAAAACAGGTAAACATACTAGAAAGCGTTCTTTCAAGGGCGCCTTCAAGATAGAAGAGCTTTCTAACACAATCTTATTTATTGCAGTGTTTATTGGTATATGGCAAATTGCCTATCTAAGTGGAATCTGGCCTAAGGTATCGTTACCTTCACCTATAATGGTGGTAGAAGCATTCTATGATCTTATTTTAGACAACACGTTGCTAGTAAGTATAGGAATAACGCTTTACAGACTCTTGATTGGATTTGCGGTTTCAATTGTAATAGGTATTGGTGTAGGACTTGCGATGGTAAAGTTCACTGGATTTGGTAAAACAATGAGCTCATTTGCTATAGGATTGCAGTCATTTCCCAGTGTAGCTTGGGTACCCTTTGCTATATTGCTTATCGGTTTGAATGATATTGGCATCCTGTTTGTAGTTATTATGAGTTCTGTATTTTCGGTTATGATATCAGCGTATAGCGGTATAAGAAATATACCTCCTATTTATTTAAAGGCTGCAAGAAATATGGGAGCAAAGGGTTTCGCCCTGTTTAGACATTTAATGATTCCAGCGGCAACACCTGCTCTGATAGTAGGAATCAAACAAGCATGGTCGTTTGCGTGGCACGCACTTGTAGGAGCAGAAATCCTAATGGCCGCATCCATAGGGATAGGACATATACTACTAGTAGGAAGAGAGTTTCAACTAATGGATCAGATAATAGCATCCATGATCACAATTTTCGCATTAGGAATGATATTTGATAAGGTAATCTTTGCAAAGTTAGATGACAAAGTTAGAGAAAAGTGGGGTCTAAGGCATGAACAAGATATCGAAACCAAATAAAAAGCTAACAAATCCGTGGTTTTAGAGGGTT
Coding sequences:
- a CDS encoding ABC transporter ATP-binding protein, with amino-acid sequence MSKLSTTFQTNDKPILKLENIYKEYHEKKNQIHSYKHVVINKLNLHIREGEFVTIVGPSGCGKSTLLNLVAGLDPIFDGKIHVDEIPINRSPDTDRVVVFQEGALFPWLTVYENIEFGLKIARVPRNKRKEKVLKLIEMVQLLNFTNAYIHQLSGGMKQRVAIARALALDPKILLMDEPFAALDVQTRKILYNHLLRIHEETKKTILFVTHNIHEAVTLGDRVIIMSPKLANIKKQIIVNIPRPRSIDHPLVESITREVISESNDLFAIDNKIAGGDPDNEIIANGDMTSLVR
- a CDS encoding phosphosulfolactate synthase, with the translated sequence MLESLSGDRIDQNKPRHDGITYIIDKFQGLDKENFETISSYIDMVKIYSAFPLLLKEESLIKRIDFYHSLNVLVSTGSTLTEYAIRENVFEKFVESSKRLGFDLIEISENSIHLTLEEKKKIIKILNAHDIRAQWKIGKKDPRRQLSVEETVRKMSEILEISQEKIILEANLGYNVGIYDEKGDIKWNLLSAITSKVSPNSIIFEAPLEIQQAVLIAEFGQRVNLGEIRLENVLSVESQRRGFLSKASFSITPVRKGPEGSPATKFIHYIIRNKHPIDQSELMYVTNLPRRTVQASIEELKQQGLIIEKNSLDDTRKKVYNLVKNEWI
- a CDS encoding ABC transporter permease: MKTYSADNNDRDFDGNVDREKGVGAIEESELISSKTGKHTRKRSFKGAFKIEELSNTILFIAVFIGIWQIAYLSGIWPKVSLPSPIMVVEAFYDLILDNTLLVSIGITLYRLLIGFAVSIVIGIGVGLAMVKFTGFGKTMSSFAIGLQSFPSVAWVPFAILLIGLNDIGILFVVIMSSVFSVMISAYSGIRNIPPIYLKAARNMGAKGFALFRHLMIPAATPALIVGIKQAWSFAWHALVGAEILMAASIGIGHILLVGREFQLMDQIIASMITIFALGMIFDKVIFAKLDDKVREKWGLRHEQDIETK
- a CDS encoding ABC transporter permease, which encodes MQRLQSRLNKPEKRIDLKGFSNTILFIAVFIGIWQIAYLSGIWPKVSLPSPIMVVEAFYDLILDNTLLVSIGITLYRLLIGFAVSIVIGIGVGLAMVKFTGFGKTMSSFAIGLQSFPSVAWVPFAILLIGLNDIGILFVVIMSSVFSVMISAYSGIRNIPPIYLKAARNMGAKGFALFRHLMIPAATPALIVGIKQAWSFAWHALVGAEILMAASIGIGHILLVGREFQLMDQIIASMITIFALGMIFDKVIFAKLDDKVREKWGLRHEQIS